Proteins encoded together in one Marinobacter sp. Arc7-DN-1 window:
- the tsaE gene encoding tRNA (adenosine(37)-N6)-threonylcarbamoyltransferase complex ATPase subunit type 1 TsaE — MSMTGNERRLFLESEAETEQLGRELARRVAESGRGLVICLEGDLGMGKTTISRGVMRGLGHTGAVKSPTYTLVEPYEDLEPPAYHFDLYRLGDAEELEYMGIRDYFAGDNLCLIEWPERGKGILPDPDLEIHLDRQGEGRSVVIRARSERGASVLNELQLIGPGHN; from the coding sequence ATGAGCATGACAGGGAATGAGCGCCGCCTGTTTCTCGAAAGCGAGGCTGAAACTGAACAGCTTGGCCGGGAGTTGGCGAGACGTGTTGCCGAATCCGGCCGAGGCCTGGTGATCTGTCTGGAAGGCGACCTGGGTATGGGCAAAACCACCATCAGCCGGGGTGTCATGCGTGGGCTTGGCCACACCGGCGCGGTAAAAAGTCCCACCTATACCCTGGTGGAACCCTATGAGGACCTGGAGCCGCCGGCGTACCATTTCGATCTTTACCGGCTCGGCGATGCGGAAGAGCTGGAATATATGGGCATCCGGGATTACTTCGCCGGCGATAATCTGTGTCTGATCGAATGGCCCGAGCGGGGAAAAGGAATTCTGCCCGACCCTGATCTGGAGATTCATCTGGACCGGCAGGGTGAGGGGCGTTCCGTCGTTATCAGAGCCCGTTCTGAGCGGGGTGCCTCGGTGCTCAATGAGCTGCAATTGATTGGTCCGGGCCACAACTAG
- the hflC gene encoding protease modulator HflC, translating into MGPKSIIGLAGTLIILLLVSSSVYIIPETHRGVLLRFGELIETNVPAGIHFKVPVIDEVREFDVRVLTMDLPARQYLTIEKKPLDVDSYIAWQITDVDTFYRATGGDEFRAQNLLLSRVDNGLRNEFGVRTMREVVSGERDDVMASLKDLVNETALKEFGIRVLDIRIKAIELPEQVRTNVYRRMATEREKLAQEYRSRGREAAEGIRADADRQRTVVLAEAFSKSEQLRGQGDGEAAQIYADAYSQDTEFFSFYRSLSAYQNAFSNKDDIMVIDSEGDFMKYLRDPQGAK; encoded by the coding sequence ATGGGACCCAAAAGCATTATCGGTCTTGCTGGTACCCTCATCATTTTGTTGTTGGTATCGTCCAGCGTTTATATTATTCCGGAAACCCACCGTGGGGTATTGCTGCGTTTCGGGGAGTTGATCGAAACCAACGTTCCTGCGGGGATTCACTTTAAAGTCCCCGTTATTGATGAAGTGAGGGAGTTTGATGTTCGGGTTCTTACCATGGACCTGCCGGCGCGTCAGTATCTGACCATTGAGAAAAAGCCACTGGACGTGGATTCCTATATTGCCTGGCAAATTACCGACGTGGATACCTTTTACCGGGCTACCGGTGGCGATGAGTTTCGGGCCCAGAATCTCTTGTTGTCGCGGGTGGATAACGGCCTTCGTAATGAGTTTGGTGTCCGTACCATGCGTGAGGTGGTCTCAGGCGAACGTGATGATGTGATGGCCTCACTCAAGGACCTGGTCAACGAAACTGCGCTCAAAGAGTTTGGTATCCGGGTGCTGGATATCCGTATAAAGGCCATTGAGTTGCCTGAGCAGGTCCGTACGAACGTGTATCGCCGCATGGCCACTGAGCGGGAAAAGCTGGCTCAGGAGTATCGTTCACGTGGTCGCGAGGCCGCTGAAGGGATTCGGGCGGATGCCGATCGTCAGCGTACGGTGGTCCTGGCGGAAGCATTCTCCAAGTCAGAGCAGCTTCGCGGTCAGGGCGATGGTGAGGCGGCGCAGATTTACGCCGATGCCTATAGCCAGGACACTGAGTTCTTCAGCTTCTATCGAAGCCTTTCCGCGTACCAGAATGCGTTCTCCAACAAGGACGACATCATGGTGATCGACTCGGAAGGCGATTTCATGAAGTACCTGAGGGACCCCCAGGGCGCGAAGTGA
- a CDS encoding N-acetylmuramoyl-L-alanine amidase codes for MRIAELKTRLVQPLTLLLAVLALPVFAGTQVESARIWPAPDHTRLVFDTAGQVEHNIFSLSGPSRLVIDLKNTRLKADFSGLDLSGSPIKRIRSAPRNGDDLRVVLDLETDIKPRSFQLEPNQQYGHRLVVDLIDESGSRLEKAAKPTVTQDSAGKRDVIVVIDAGHGGEDPGAIGPRGTREKDVVLKMANTLAGLINDRPGYTAKLTRTGDYYIGLRNRTLLARKYNADLFVSVHADAFRTPQPKGASVFALSQRGATSETARWLANSENRSDLIGGAGGLSLDGRDDTLAGVLLDLSMTASINASLGVGSSVLGKLGRVAELHKPSVEQASFVVLKSPDIPSILVEAGFISNPQEEKNLTTEWYRNKLAGAIMKGVDDYFQKTPPPGTLLAWQKQNRQGGNSVSHYRIQHGDTLSGVARQNQTTVSELMQYNDLRDDRVMVGQTIRIPAS; via the coding sequence ATGAGAATCGCTGAACTCAAAACAAGACTGGTCCAGCCGCTGACACTGTTACTGGCGGTTCTGGCGCTGCCCGTTTTCGCCGGAACACAGGTAGAAAGTGCGCGGATATGGCCGGCGCCGGACCACACCCGTCTGGTATTCGATACCGCCGGGCAGGTAGAGCACAACATCTTTTCCCTGTCAGGGCCGTCCCGCCTGGTTATCGATCTCAAGAATACCCGCCTGAAAGCGGATTTCTCAGGGCTGGACCTTTCCGGCAGCCCGATCAAGCGGATTCGCAGTGCGCCTCGCAACGGAGACGATCTGAGGGTGGTTCTGGATCTGGAAACCGACATCAAGCCCCGGAGCTTTCAGCTTGAGCCGAACCAGCAATATGGCCACCGGCTGGTCGTTGATCTGATTGACGAGAGCGGCAGCCGTCTGGAAAAGGCTGCCAAACCAACCGTTACCCAGGATTCGGCAGGCAAGCGGGATGTTATCGTGGTGATTGATGCCGGCCATGGCGGTGAGGATCCGGGCGCTATCGGTCCCAGGGGTACGCGCGAGAAAGATGTGGTTCTGAAAATGGCGAATACCCTTGCCGGTCTGATCAATGACCGGCCGGGATACACCGCCAAGCTGACCCGGACAGGCGACTATTACATTGGCCTTCGCAACCGGACGCTGCTGGCCAGAAAGTACAATGCCGACCTGTTCGTATCCGTACACGCAGATGCTTTCCGCACGCCCCAGCCGAAGGGAGCGTCGGTCTTCGCCCTGTCCCAGCGCGGGGCGACCAGTGAAACCGCCCGCTGGCTGGCAAACAGCGAAAATCGTTCAGACCTGATAGGTGGTGCTGGCGGATTGTCCCTGGATGGCCGTGATGACACGCTTGCAGGCGTGTTGCTGGATCTGTCCATGACCGCCAGTATCAATGCCAGCCTGGGTGTTGGCAGTTCGGTTCTTGGTAAGCTCGGACGCGTAGCGGAGTTGCATAAGCCGAGTGTGGAACAGGCGTCGTTTGTGGTGCTGAAGTCTCCGGATATTCCCTCTATCCTCGTGGAAGCCGGGTTCATATCCAATCCCCAGGAAGAGAAAAACCTGACGACTGAGTGGTACCGCAACAAGCTGGCCGGCGCTATTATGAAAGGCGTTGACGATTACTTTCAGAAAACCCCGCCGCCGGGCACCTTGCTGGCCTGGCAGAAGCAGAATCGCCAAGGTGGAAACAGCGTCAGTCATTACCGGATCCAGCATGGTGACACGCTTTCCGGAGTGGCCAGGCAAAACCAGACCACGGTCAGTGAGCTGATGCAGTATAACGACCTGCGGGATGACCGTGTTATGGTAGGGCAAACCATTCGTATTCCCGCGTCCTGA
- a CDS encoding NAD(P)H-hydrate dehydratase has product MPPSAAHSLPDALFSADAVRQIDRYVIDQQGVDGFELMQSAAQAAFRCLVRHWRDGGPVLVLCGAGNNGGDGYLIAANAQRHGMDVRCVAVAPTKKLTGDARKAWQKALADGVDVDELEGIPESGLNGRFASAGMIVDAMLGTGASGAPREPFAALIRRCNQASAPVLAVDLPSGLNATTGAAGGDVVRATMTVTFIGLKAGLFTGQGAAVSGEVVFEPLGTAEGVAGSGQQPVAHRRDWASVMSWLPERPANAHKGRFGHVLVVAGDRGFGGAGLLAAEAAARSGAGLVSLATRPEHVSAALARCPSVMAHGLIHGSELPPLLEAASVIVCGPGIGRSAWGQQMLEQVISSGKARVLDADALNLLSGRVAIPADNHILTPHPGEAARLLNCLVPEVEADRVAAANRLQAMYGGTVLLKGAGTVVASGHAAADIISGSNPGMATGGMGDVLSGILGAVYAQLGETDKAAVLGASVHLAAADKASETRGFMGLIPNDVIDALPLVFRESEPSRVLGDL; this is encoded by the coding sequence ATGCCGCCGTCCGCTGCGCACAGTCTACCAGACGCGCTGTTTTCCGCCGATGCGGTCAGACAGATTGATCGCTATGTGATTGATCAGCAGGGTGTTGATGGTTTTGAACTGATGCAGTCTGCCGCCCAGGCGGCGTTTCGCTGTCTGGTCCGGCACTGGCGGGACGGTGGTCCGGTGCTGGTTCTCTGTGGTGCCGGAAACAATGGTGGCGACGGCTACCTGATTGCCGCCAACGCTCAACGTCATGGTATGGATGTTCGTTGTGTGGCCGTCGCACCAACCAAAAAGCTCACCGGTGATGCGAGAAAGGCCTGGCAAAAGGCGCTGGCAGACGGCGTGGATGTCGATGAACTGGAGGGTATTCCGGAATCTGGCCTCAACGGGCGTTTTGCCAGTGCCGGAATGATTGTTGATGCCATGCTGGGTACCGGCGCATCGGGGGCGCCCCGCGAACCCTTTGCCGCGCTGATAAGGCGGTGCAACCAGGCGTCAGCGCCGGTGCTTGCGGTGGATTTACCCTCCGGGCTGAATGCGACCACGGGGGCAGCCGGGGGTGACGTGGTAAGGGCAACAATGACTGTCACGTTTATCGGGCTTAAAGCTGGCCTGTTTACCGGTCAGGGGGCCGCAGTGTCCGGTGAGGTTGTGTTTGAGCCCCTCGGCACGGCTGAGGGGGTTGCTGGTAGTGGTCAGCAGCCGGTTGCGCACCGTCGTGACTGGGCGTCGGTTATGTCCTGGTTGCCGGAAAGACCGGCAAATGCCCATAAAGGCCGTTTCGGGCATGTACTGGTGGTGGCCGGCGACCGGGGGTTTGGAGGGGCCGGCCTGTTGGCGGCAGAGGCCGCAGCGCGCTCAGGGGCGGGTCTTGTTTCCCTGGCAACCCGGCCCGAGCATGTGAGTGCCGCGCTGGCCAGGTGCCCCTCTGTGATGGCTCATGGCCTGATCCATGGCTCGGAATTGCCACCGTTGCTGGAAGCAGCCTCGGTTATAGTCTGTGGCCCCGGGATAGGCCGCAGCGCCTGGGGCCAGCAGATGCTGGAACAGGTTATTTCCAGCGGTAAGGCCCGGGTTCTGGATGCCGACGCGCTGAATCTGTTGTCTGGTCGGGTTGCCATACCGGCGGATAACCATATTTTAACGCCTCATCCGGGCGAAGCCGCCAGATTGCTCAACTGTCTGGTGCCGGAAGTGGAAGCTGACCGAGTGGCCGCTGCCAATAGATTACAGGCCATGTACGGCGGGACTGTGCTACTGAAGGGGGCGGGCACAGTGGTCGCCTCGGGACACGCAGCGGCCGATATTATCAGCGGCAGCAACCCGGGAATGGCCACCGGTGGTATGGGCGATGTGCTGTCAGGCATCCTTGGCGCCGTTTACGCCCAGCTTGGCGAGACGGACAAAGCGGCCGTTCTCGGCGCTTCGGTGCATCTGGCTGCGGCTGACAAAGCCTCAGAGACCCGGGGGTTCATGGGGTTGATACCCAACGATGTGATTGATGCGCTGCCGCTGGTATTCCGCGAGTCTGAACCCAGTCGGGTGCTGGGGGATTTATGA
- the hfq gene encoding RNA chaperone Hfq, whose product MSKGHSLQDPYLNALRKERIPVSIFLVNGIKLQGQIESFDQFVILLKNTVSQMVYKHAISTVVPARNVRIPQQAPGGEGESED is encoded by the coding sequence ATGTCAAAAGGGCATTCGTTACAAGACCCTTACCTTAATGCATTGCGCAAGGAACGCATTCCAGTTTCCATCTTTCTGGTTAATGGTATCAAGCTCCAGGGCCAGATTGAGTCTTTCGACCAGTTCGTGATTTTGCTGAAAAACACTGTCAGCCAGATGGTCTACAAGCACGCTATTTCCACTGTGGTTCCTGCCCGCAATGTCCGCATTCCGCAGCAGGCTCCGGGAGGAGAGGGCGAATCTGAAGACTGA
- the mutL gene encoding DNA mismatch repair endonuclease MutL — protein MPPIRLLSPRLANQIAAGEVVERPASVVKELVENALDAGATRVDVEVEQGGVKLIRVRDDGSGIEEDDLPLALSRHATSKIASLDDLEAVASLGFRGEALASISSVSRLALTSRTAEQEAASRVEVEGREMDARISPAAHPVGTTVEVRDLFFNTPARRKFLRTEKTEFNHVEECLRRQALSRFDAGFTLRHNQRVVQSLRPADSALDRERRIGALCGQQFIDNAVVIDAQATGLRLWGWVALPTFSRSQSDLQYFFVNGRVIRDRLVAHAVRQAYRDVLYNNRHPAFVLYLEVDPTTVDVNVHPTKHEVRFRDGRLVHDFIFRTLHKALADVRPDDHFRGAVAQSFGREASAQAESSPAMGAPGGPSRNGQPAVPGYGHSGASAGFGGQSQPQQEWRASDQMAFYQSLNAGGGTGSPQSTPVSDGVATPIPTPPADSDEEPPLGYAIAQLHGIYILAQGRAGMIVVDMHAAHERITYERMKRALAEQDLKSQPLLVPLSLAVSQKEAALTESHGDELQKLGLQIERIGPETLAVRQVPALLRGADAEQLVRDVLADLIEHGQSDRVEAVTHELLGTMACHGSVRANRQLTVPEMNSLLRDMEATERSGQCNHGRPTWTLVTLSELDKLFLRGR, from the coding sequence ATGCCCCCCATTCGATTGCTGTCACCACGGCTCGCGAACCAGATTGCCGCGGGTGAAGTGGTGGAGCGCCCCGCATCTGTCGTCAAGGAACTGGTCGAAAACGCCCTGGATGCCGGTGCCACCCGGGTTGATGTTGAGGTGGAGCAGGGCGGCGTCAAGCTGATCCGCGTGCGGGACGACGGCAGCGGTATTGAAGAGGACGATTTGCCGCTGGCCCTGAGCCGCCACGCTACCAGCAAGATTGCCAGCCTTGATGACCTGGAAGCCGTTGCCTCCCTGGGCTTCCGTGGCGAGGCGCTCGCCAGTATCAGTTCGGTTTCCCGCCTGGCGCTGACCTCCCGGACAGCAGAACAGGAAGCCGCCTCCCGGGTGGAAGTGGAAGGCCGGGAGATGGACGCCAGGATCTCGCCCGCAGCACACCCGGTGGGCACTACCGTTGAAGTGCGGGATCTGTTCTTTAATACCCCGGCCCGCCGCAAGTTTCTGCGCACCGAAAAAACCGAATTCAACCACGTGGAGGAGTGCCTGCGCCGGCAGGCCCTGAGCCGGTTTGATGCCGGTTTCACCCTCCGTCATAACCAGCGGGTTGTTCAAAGCCTGAGGCCTGCCGATTCAGCCCTTGACCGGGAGCGGCGGATCGGTGCCCTGTGCGGGCAGCAATTCATCGACAATGCGGTGGTTATCGATGCGCAAGCAACGGGGCTTCGTCTGTGGGGCTGGGTTGCGCTGCCGACATTCTCCCGCAGTCAGTCGGACCTGCAGTATTTCTTTGTCAACGGCCGGGTGATTCGTGACCGGCTGGTGGCTCATGCCGTGCGCCAGGCCTACCGGGATGTTCTCTATAACAACCGGCATCCGGCCTTTGTGCTGTACCTGGAGGTAGACCCGACCACGGTGGATGTGAATGTGCACCCCACAAAACACGAAGTCCGTTTCCGGGACGGCCGGCTGGTTCACGATTTTATCTTCAGAACCCTGCACAAGGCCCTGGCCGATGTTCGGCCGGATGATCATTTCCGGGGTGCGGTCGCTCAATCCTTCGGCCGTGAAGCGTCGGCTCAGGCGGAAAGTTCACCGGCCATGGGTGCTCCGGGGGGCCCTTCCCGGAATGGCCAGCCAGCGGTGCCGGGTTACGGTCATTCAGGTGCATCAGCCGGTTTCGGAGGTCAGTCACAGCCTCAGCAGGAATGGCGCGCCAGTGATCAGATGGCGTTCTATCAGTCCCTGAACGCCGGTGGCGGAACCGGAAGCCCGCAGTCGACACCGGTCAGTGACGGGGTTGCCACGCCCATTCCGACGCCGCCGGCCGACAGTGATGAGGAGCCGCCACTTGGCTATGCCATTGCCCAGCTGCACGGTATCTATATCCTCGCCCAGGGGCGGGCAGGAATGATCGTGGTAGATATGCATGCTGCCCACGAGCGCATAACCTATGAACGGATGAAGCGGGCCCTTGCCGAGCAGGACCTGAAAAGCCAGCCATTGTTAGTCCCGCTGTCTTTGGCGGTCAGCCAGAAAGAGGCCGCCCTGACCGAGAGCCATGGCGATGAGCTGCAGAAGCTTGGCCTGCAGATAGAACGGATCGGCCCGGAAACCCTGGCTGTCCGGCAGGTGCCGGCGCTTTTGCGAGGTGCCGACGCTGAGCAGCTGGTGCGTGACGTGCTGGCGGATCTCATTGAGCATGGTCAGAGCGACCGGGTGGAAGCGGTCACTCACGAACTGCTCGGCACCATGGCGTGCCATGGTTCGGTCAGAGCGAACCGCCAGCTCACCGTTCCGGAAATGAACTCATTGCTCAGAGATATGGAAGCCACCGAGCGAAGCGGCCAGTGCAATCACGGCCGGCCGACCTGGACACTGGTAACCCTGTCCGAGCTGGACAAGCTGTTCCTGCGGGGGCGTTAG
- the hflX gene encoding ribosome rescue GTPase HflX: MFERPDVGERAILVHIDFTAHDGTEDPGEFRELVTSAGVEPAGIVTGSRKQPSPRFFVGEGKLEEIRDAVAANEADVVLFNHALSPRQERNIEHELKCRVLDRTGVILDIFAQRARTHEGKLQVELAQLEHMSTRLVRGWTHLERQKGGIGLRGPGETQLETDRRLLRERIKSIHKRLEKVRRQRSQGRRARQRADIPTVSLVGYTNAGKSTLFNRITTSSVYAADQLFATLDPTLRRLELPDVGPVVMADTVGFIRHLPHKLVEAFRATLEETTQATILLHIIDSHDSRRDENIEQVEEVLAEIGADEIPMLQVFNKIDLLEDFTPRIERNEDGVPVRAWVSAVTGEGLDGLYDAIVERLAEDVVHHFVLLGPADGKLRALLHEAGSVLSEEHRETGDTVLEVRLQNRDWLQLLSRAGVREESVRLELGHA, translated from the coding sequence TTGTTTGAACGTCCTGATGTCGGTGAGCGCGCGATACTCGTCCACATCGATTTCACTGCCCATGACGGTACGGAAGACCCCGGCGAGTTTCGGGAACTGGTAACGTCCGCCGGCGTTGAGCCGGCGGGTATTGTTACCGGTTCCCGCAAGCAACCCAGCCCGAGATTTTTCGTTGGTGAGGGAAAGCTGGAAGAAATCCGTGACGCCGTAGCCGCCAATGAAGCCGATGTCGTATTGTTCAATCATGCGCTGAGTCCGCGTCAGGAAAGAAACATTGAGCATGAACTCAAGTGCCGGGTGCTCGATCGTACAGGTGTGATTCTCGACATCTTCGCCCAGCGCGCCCGGACTCACGAAGGTAAGCTGCAGGTAGAGCTGGCACAGCTCGAACACATGTCGACGCGTCTGGTGCGGGGCTGGACCCACCTGGAGCGGCAGAAGGGTGGCATTGGCCTTCGGGGCCCCGGCGAAACCCAGCTGGAAACCGACCGCCGTCTGCTTCGGGAACGGATAAAGTCCATCCACAAGCGTCTTGAAAAGGTTCGCCGGCAGCGGAGCCAGGGCCGACGGGCCCGTCAGCGTGCGGATATTCCAACCGTGTCTCTGGTTGGTTACACCAACGCAGGTAAATCAACCTTGTTCAACCGGATTACCACTTCCTCCGTATATGCCGCAGACCAGTTGTTTGCGACTCTGGACCCGACGCTGCGACGTCTGGAACTTCCGGATGTCGGGCCGGTCGTAATGGCGGACACGGTGGGCTTCATCCGGCACCTTCCCCACAAGCTGGTCGAAGCATTCCGGGCGACCCTGGAAGAAACGACACAAGCGACAATCCTGCTGCACATTATTGACAGCCACGACAGCCGGCGTGACGAGAATATAGAGCAGGTTGAAGAGGTGCTGGCCGAGATCGGGGCAGATGAGATTCCCATGCTGCAGGTGTTTAACAAGATTGACCTGCTGGAAGACTTCACGCCGAGAATCGAGCGCAATGAAGACGGTGTTCCCGTCAGGGCCTGGGTGTCCGCGGTGACCGGGGAAGGGCTCGATGGCCTGTATGACGCCATTGTGGAAAGACTTGCAGAGGACGTTGTGCATCATTTTGTTTTGCTGGGGCCTGCCGACGGCAAGCTGCGCGCGCTGCTGCATGAGGCCGGGTCCGTGCTTAGCGAGGAGCATCGTGAAACGGGGGATACAGTGTTGGAAGTTCGTTTGCAGAACCGGGACTGGCTGCAGCTTCTGAGCCGGGCCGGAGTGAGGGAAGAATCGGTCAGGCTCGAGCTGGGGCATGCCTGA
- the miaA gene encoding tRNA (adenosine(37)-N6)-dimethylallyltransferase MiaA, with translation MGPTASGKTDLAMSLCEQLPCEIISVDSAMIYRGMDIGTAKPTAEELARAPHRLIDICDPAQTYSAADFRHDALAAMAEITAAGRIPLLVGGTMMYFKALLHGMSGLPAASLKVRRMLEREAEARGWEALHRELRSGDPVAAERIHPNNRQRLLRALEVLRVTGRPISAFWQAEVAGKSEGVPESVSRSDIEDYTYFTRWQADETSLLPYTVVQLAMMPPERRVLHERIRQRFLKMLEAGFLDEVQALMLREDLHPDLPSMRCVGYRQAWNYLSGADDYDTFVSKGIAATRQLAKRQLTWLRKWSDVDWLDSENKLIAKAALKKIRLRTTFNSDK, from the coding sequence ATGGGCCCGACCGCGTCCGGTAAAACCGACCTGGCCATGTCCCTGTGCGAGCAGCTACCTTGCGAGATCATCAGTGTCGACTCGGCCATGATATACCGTGGCATGGATATCGGCACCGCCAAGCCGACGGCGGAAGAACTGGCCCGGGCCCCGCATCGCCTGATCGATATCTGCGATCCGGCACAAACCTACTCGGCCGCGGATTTTCGCCACGACGCCCTCGCTGCCATGGCCGAGATCACGGCAGCGGGCCGGATACCCTTGTTGGTAGGTGGAACCATGATGTACTTCAAGGCACTGCTGCATGGTATGTCCGGTTTGCCTGCGGCGAGCCTGAAAGTGCGCAGGATGTTGGAGCGGGAGGCTGAGGCGCGGGGCTGGGAAGCGCTGCACCGGGAGCTGCGCAGTGGTGATCCTGTCGCGGCGGAGCGGATACATCCGAACAATCGCCAGCGATTGTTGCGGGCCCTGGAAGTCCTCCGAGTGACCGGCAGGCCGATTTCAGCGTTCTGGCAGGCAGAGGTTGCCGGTAAAAGCGAGGGCGTGCCTGAGTCTGTCAGTAGAAGCGATATTGAGGATTACACCTATTTCACCCGCTGGCAGGCAGACGAAACATCTTTGCTACCGTATACTGTGGTCCAGCTTGCCATGATGCCGCCGGAGCGGCGGGTGCTTCATGAGAGAATCCGCCAGCGCTTCCTCAAGATGCTGGAGGCGGGTTTTCTCGACGAAGTGCAGGCACTGATGCTCAGGGAAGACTTGCACCCCGATCTCCCTTCCATGCGTTGTGTCGGCTATCGCCAGGCCTGGAACTATTTGTCCGGGGCAGACGACTACGACACATTTGTAAGCAAGGGTATTGCAGCCACGCGCCAGTTGGCGAAGCGGCAGTTGACCTGGTTGCGTAAGTGGTCTGATGTGGACTGGCTGGACAGCGAAAACAAACTTATCGCTAAGGCCGCCTTGAAAAAAATCAGACTTCGCACCACATTTAACTCTGACAAATGA
- the hflK gene encoding FtsH protease activity modulator HflK codes for MAWNEPGGNRNDNDPWGTGGGRRGNDQGPPDLDEALKKGLDKLNKMLGGKGGKSGGSGDGSTGGGGPGFGAILALAAIVVVGYVVFQSFYTVDEQERAVVLRFGEYDRTESPGLRFKVPLIDDVTKVRVTNVRTAESTGQMLTQDENLVSVDLQVQYRVSNARDYVLNVRDSNQALAFATDSALRHEAGGATLDAVLTEGRVELAVNVEQRIQSFLRQYGAGLEIVRVNVESTQPPGPVQDAFREVQRAREDEQQLKEEAETYRNKVVPEARGKAQRMVEEAAAYKAQVVERAVGETARYKDLLAVYEKAPDVTRERMYLQAMENVLASSSKVLVDTKSGNNMMYLPLDRLTRQGSANLSAGRNESAGDAGSLTGQADIQSLTDQVLRELRNRQSTNARTGR; via the coding sequence ATGGCCTGGAATGAACCGGGTGGAAACCGTAACGACAACGACCCCTGGGGTACCGGTGGTGGTCGGCGCGGCAATGATCAGGGTCCGCCAGACCTCGATGAGGCATTGAAAAAAGGGCTGGACAAGCTCAACAAGATGTTGGGCGGCAAAGGTGGCAAGTCCGGCGGCAGTGGTGATGGCAGCACCGGCGGAGGCGGCCCTGGTTTTGGCGCTATCCTCGCCCTGGCTGCCATTGTTGTTGTTGGCTACGTCGTCTTCCAGTCTTTCTACACCGTGGACGAGCAGGAACGGGCCGTTGTTCTGCGTTTCGGGGAATACGACCGGACAGAGAGCCCGGGTCTGCGCTTCAAGGTGCCGTTGATTGATGACGTCACCAAGGTGCGGGTTACCAACGTCCGTACGGCCGAGTCGACGGGCCAGATGCTGACTCAGGATGAGAACCTGGTGAGCGTGGATTTGCAGGTGCAGTATCGGGTCAGTAATGCCCGTGATTATGTGCTTAATGTCCGTGACTCTAACCAGGCTCTGGCGTTTGCCACCGACAGTGCGCTTCGGCATGAAGCGGGCGGTGCTACTCTGGATGCGGTATTGACCGAGGGTCGGGTTGAACTTGCGGTAAACGTTGAGCAGCGAATCCAGAGCTTCCTGCGGCAGTACGGTGCTGGCCTTGAGATTGTGCGGGTCAACGTGGAAAGTACCCAGCCGCCCGGGCCGGTTCAGGATGCTTTCCGGGAAGTGCAGCGTGCCCGTGAAGACGAGCAGCAACTCAAGGAAGAAGCAGAAACCTATCGCAACAAGGTTGTGCCGGAAGCCCGTGGCAAGGCCCAGCGCATGGTTGAGGAAGCGGCGGCATACAAAGCCCAGGTGGTTGAGCGCGCGGTCGGTGAGACCGCCCGGTATAAGGATCTGCTGGCCGTGTACGAGAAGGCGCCTGATGTCACTCGCGAGCGCATGTACCTGCAGGCCATGGAAAATGTACTTGCCAGTTCCAGCAAGGTGCTGGTTGATACCAAGTCCGGAAATAACATGATGTACCTGCCGCTGGATCGTCTGACCCGTCAGGGCAGCGCCAACCTGTCTGCGGGCCGGAACGAGAGCGCAGGGGATGCGGGCAGCCTGACCGGTCAGGCTGATATCCAGTCCCTGACGGATCAGGTGCTTCGCGAACTGCGCAATCGCCAGTCCACCAACGCGAGAACGGGGAGATAA